The Klebsiella sp. RHBSTW-00484 genome includes a window with the following:
- the tynA gene encoding primary-amine oxidase yields MSNALIQKTRKTALALAIALCCVGTGPAFAHGGEAHMVPMDKTLQEFGADVQWDDYAQVFTLIKDGAYVKVKPGAKTAILNGKSLNLQVPVVMKNGKAWISETFINDVFQSGLDQTFQVEKVPHPLNSLSSAEIGEAVTIVKAAPEFQANTRFTEISLHEPDKKAVWDFALNGTPVNAPRTADVVMLDGKHVIEAVIDLQNKKILSWTPIKDAHGMVLIDDFVSVQNIINASTEFADVLKKHGIKDTTKVVTTPLTVGYFDGKDGLKQDARLLKVVSYLDTGDGNYWAHPIENLVAVVDLEQKKIIKIEEGPVIPVPMQSRPYDGRDRVEKSVKPLEIIEPEGKNYTITGDMVHWKNWDFHLRLNSRVGPILSTVTYNDNGKKRQVMYEGSLGGMIVPYGDPDVGWYFKAYLDSGDYGMGTLTSPIVRGKDAPSNAVLLDETIADYTGAPSTIPRAVAIFERYAGPEYKHQEMGKPNVSTERRELVVRWISTVGNYDYIFDWVFHENGTIGIDAGATGIEAVKGVLAKTMHDPSAKDDTRYGTLIDHNIVGTTHQHIYNFRLDLDVDGENNSLVAMDPEVKPNTSGGPRTSTMQVNQYSIESEQKAAQKFDPGTIRLLSNTTKENRMGNPVSYQIIPYAGGTHPAATGAKFAPDEWIYHRLSFMDKQLWVTRYHQDERYPEGKYPNRSIHDTGLGQYAKDDESLDNNDDVVWITTGTTHVARAEEWPIMPTEWAHALLKPWNFFDETPTLGEKKK; encoded by the coding sequence ATGTCTAACGCTTTGATTCAAAAGACACGCAAAACCGCACTGGCGCTAGCTATCGCCCTGTGTTGCGTCGGGACTGGCCCCGCGTTCGCCCACGGTGGCGAAGCGCATATGGTCCCGATGGACAAAACGCTGCAGGAGTTTGGCGCTGACGTTCAGTGGGATGACTACGCGCAGGTGTTTACCCTGATTAAAGACGGTGCCTACGTGAAGGTGAAGCCGGGCGCGAAAACCGCGATCCTCAACGGCAAATCACTGAACTTACAGGTGCCGGTAGTGATGAAAAACGGCAAAGCGTGGATTTCTGAAACCTTTATCAACGACGTTTTCCAGTCCGGGCTCGATCAGACTTTCCAGGTCGAAAAAGTCCCTCACCCGCTGAACTCGCTGTCATCAGCAGAAATTGGCGAAGCGGTCACTATTGTTAAAGCCGCGCCAGAGTTCCAGGCCAACACCCGCTTCACCGAAATCTCCCTGCACGAACCGGATAAAAAAGCCGTGTGGGATTTTGCCCTCAACGGCACGCCGGTTAATGCCCCGCGTACTGCCGACGTGGTGATGCTCGACGGCAAGCACGTGATTGAAGCGGTGATCGATCTGCAAAATAAAAAGATCCTCTCCTGGACGCCGATTAAAGACGCGCACGGCATGGTACTGATTGACGATTTCGTCAGCGTGCAGAACATCATTAACGCCAGCACCGAATTTGCTGACGTGTTGAAAAAACACGGCATCAAAGACACTACCAAAGTGGTCACCACCCCGCTCACCGTCGGTTACTTCGACGGTAAAGACGGCCTGAAGCAGGACGCACGCCTGCTGAAAGTGGTCAGCTACCTCGATACCGGCGACGGCAACTACTGGGCGCACCCGATTGAAAATCTGGTCGCCGTCGTTGACCTTGAGCAGAAAAAAATCATCAAGATTGAAGAAGGTCCGGTGATCCCGGTACCGATGCAATCCCGCCCATACGATGGCCGCGACCGCGTCGAAAAATCGGTGAAACCGCTAGAAATCATCGAACCTGAAGGCAAAAACTACACCATCACCGGCGATATGGTGCACTGGAAAAACTGGGACTTCCACCTGCGCCTGAACTCGCGCGTCGGGCCGATTCTCTCCACCGTGACCTATAACGACAACGGCAAAAAACGTCAGGTGATGTACGAGGGATCGCTCGGCGGGATGATCGTGCCTTACGGCGACCCGGATGTGGGCTGGTACTTCAAGGCGTATCTGGATTCCGGCGATTACGGCATGGGCACCCTGACCTCGCCAATCGTGCGCGGCAAAGATGCGCCGTCTAACGCCGTGCTGCTGGATGAAACCATCGCCGATTATACCGGCGCGCCGTCCACCATTCCACGCGCCGTCGCCATTTTCGAACGCTACGCCGGGCCGGAGTACAAACACCAGGAGATGGGCAAACCGAACGTCAGCACCGAGCGCCGCGAACTGGTGGTGCGCTGGATCAGCACCGTCGGTAACTACGACTATATCTTCGACTGGGTGTTCCACGAAAACGGCACCATCGGCATCGACGCCGGGGCCACCGGGATTGAAGCGGTGAAAGGCGTGCTGGCAAAAACCATGCACGATCCGAGCGCCAAAGACGATACCCGCTACGGTACGCTGATCGACCATAATATTGTCGGCACCACGCACCAGCATATTTACAACTTCCGCTTAGACCTCGATGTCGATGGCGAAAATAACAGCCTGGTGGCGATGGACCCGGAAGTGAAGCCAAACACCAGCGGCGGCCCGCGCACCAGCACCATGCAGGTGAATCAGTACAGCATTGAAAGCGAGCAGAAAGCGGCGCAGAAGTTTGACCCAGGCACCATCCGCCTGCTGAGTAATACCACCAAAGAAAACCGCATGGGCAACCCAGTGTCGTACCAGATTATCCCTTACGCGGGCGGGACGCATCCGGCAGCGACCGGCGCAAAATTCGCCCCTGACGAGTGGATTTATCACCGTCTGAGCTTTATGGATAAGCAGCTGTGGGTCACCCGCTATCATCAGGATGAGCGTTACCCGGAAGGGAAATATCCGAACCGCTCGATTCACGACACCGGGCTGGGGCAGTATGCGAAAGACGATGAGTCGCTGGATAATAATGATGACGTGGTGTGGATCACTACCGGTACCACCCACGTGGCGCGCGCCGAAGAGTGGCCGATTATGCCGACGGAATGGGCGCATGCGTTGCTGAAACCGTGGAACTTCTTTGACGAGACACCGACGCTGGGTGAGAAGAAGAAATAA
- a CDS encoding archaeal ATPase — MDRGEARSNELIEAKVNEHCINQRSVNLKHQSNAQAGKKSKKWIDTNMTDSVQAETTEGKIIINLFAPNLPGSSKEDDLIQKSLRDQLVESIRNSVTSPDTDKSAGLTRFIDESGRNVFFVDGTRGAGKTTFINSVVKSLNSDKGDVNVSIKCLPTIDPTKLPRHEPILVTVTARLNKMVSDKLKGCWSSNDHKKQKEQWQNHLAQLQRGLHLLTDKEYKPEYFSDALKLDAQLDYSIGGQDLSEIFEKLVERACEILGCKAILISFDDIDTQFEAGWDVLESIRKFFNSQKLLVVATGDLRLYSQLIRGKQYENYSKTLLDQEKESARLAERGYMVEHLEQQYLLKLFPVQKRIQLKTMLQLVGEKGKGGKENIKVKTKLDMQDIAAIDVRQAIGDAVREGLNLREGSDADMYVNELLKQPVRLLMQVLQDFYTKKYHATSVKHDGKQGSNERSDELSVPNLLRNALYGSMLSSIYRAGLNYEQHRFGMDSLCKDIFTYVKQDRDFNTGFYLRPQSESEALRNCSIYLASQVSENCQGSLSKFLQMLLVGCGSVSIFNQFVTELAQAENDREKFDQIVSEYVAYMSVGRIESASHWANRCCAVVANNPNDEKVGVFLGMVQLNRKSRQKMPEGYKKFNIDTENGLAKAAMAASLSTVASNNLMDFSSVFNLIGAIADISACRRERSAITNAFNKVVAQTTCIVPPWSEAAARAEMKGSSKRADKDAAVLDVDLDPMDDDATDDSQQDDNQQDGTSAFSDAITKVEQWLNKVNEIEIEIRPSALLIGKVWTRFYFNLNNVADQHKTRLYKDAEHGLMASQSNAAKIMRFNVLAFLHAVLVEESLYHSVSNGEYIGEGLRLNPVTSVDEFEKKINVMNRKLKVDKKKWKDTHPLFFLLISCPILHPFIFPVGGVNCSAKALSKEVSFLKLIGEIVGYKLLSEEEWNYLSENDNRKRSIKQLASQNTITSLNSSTIVGASYDKATPARKTKLPSISDNV; from the coding sequence ATGGATCGTGGCGAAGCGCGCTCCAACGAACTGATTGAAGCTAAGGTCAATGAGCATTGCATAAATCAACGCAGTGTAAATTTAAAGCACCAGTCTAATGCTCAGGCTGGCAAAAAATCAAAAAAATGGATCGATACGAACATGACAGACAGCGTACAGGCTGAAACGACCGAGGGAAAAATCATCATCAACTTGTTTGCGCCCAATCTTCCGGGCAGTTCCAAAGAAGATGATCTCATTCAGAAATCTCTGCGTGATCAGTTGGTCGAGAGTATTCGGAACTCGGTTACCTCTCCTGACACCGATAAGTCTGCTGGGCTAACACGGTTTATTGATGAGTCCGGTCGTAATGTATTTTTTGTGGATGGTACTCGCGGTGCGGGTAAAACCACTTTTATCAATAGCGTGGTCAAATCTCTGAACAGTGACAAAGGTGATGTCAATGTCAGCATCAAGTGTTTGCCGACCATCGACCCTACCAAGTTGCCGCGTCATGAACCCATTTTGGTCACTGTGACTGCCCGTCTGAATAAAATGGTGTCCGACAAGTTAAAAGGATGCTGGTCGTCGAATGACCATAAAAAACAAAAAGAACAATGGCAGAATCACCTTGCGCAGCTCCAGCGTGGTTTACATCTGCTCACAGACAAGGAATATAAGCCGGAATATTTCAGTGATGCTTTGAAGCTGGATGCCCAGCTTGATTACTCCATTGGTGGCCAGGATTTGTCAGAAATCTTTGAGAAGCTGGTTGAACGTGCATGTGAAATTCTCGGCTGCAAGGCCATTTTGATCTCGTTTGATGATATTGATACTCAGTTTGAAGCGGGGTGGGATGTACTTGAATCTATTCGTAAATTCTTTAATAGCCAGAAATTGTTGGTGGTGGCGACAGGTGACTTGCGGCTATATTCGCAATTGATTCGCGGTAAGCAATACGAAAATTACAGCAAAACTTTGCTCGATCAGGAAAAAGAGAGCGCCCGCTTAGCCGAGCGGGGCTATATGGTTGAACACCTTGAACAGCAATATTTATTAAAACTTTTTCCGGTACAAAAGCGTATTCAACTGAAAACTATGTTGCAACTGGTCGGCGAAAAGGGAAAAGGCGGTAAAGAGAATATCAAGGTTAAAACTAAGCTTGACATGCAGGATATTGCTGCCATAGATGTCCGGCAAGCGATTGGCGATGCTGTTAGGGAAGGCCTTAATTTGAGAGAGGGCTCTGATGCAGACATGTATGTGAATGAATTGCTAAAGCAGCCAGTGCGGTTGTTGATGCAGGTGCTTCAGGATTTCTACACCAAAAAATATCATGCTACATCGGTAAAACATGATGGTAAACAAGGCAGCAATGAAAGATCTGATGAGTTATCAGTTCCGAATTTACTTAGAAATGCCTTATATGGTTCGATGCTAAGCAGCATTTATCGAGCTGGGTTAAATTATGAACAACATCGATTTGGTATGGATTCGCTCTGTAAGGATATATTTACCTATGTAAAGCAGGATCGTGATTTTAATACTGGATTTTATTTGCGGCCTCAGTCTGAAAGTGAAGCATTAAGAAATTGCTCTATTTACTTAGCCTCTCAGGTAAGTGAAAACTGTCAGGGTAGTCTGTCTAAATTTTTACAGATGCTTTTAGTTGGTTGTGGTTCCGTCAGCATATTCAATCAATTTGTGACCGAGTTAGCACAGGCTGAAAATGATAGAGAAAAATTTGACCAGATTGTTAGTGAATATGTAGCTTATATGTCTGTTGGCAGAATTGAAAGCGCCTCACATTGGGCTAATCGATGTTGTGCGGTGGTTGCAAACAACCCTAATGATGAAAAGGTTGGCGTTTTTCTTGGCATGGTGCAGTTAAATCGTAAATCACGCCAAAAGATGCCCGAGGGTTACAAAAAATTTAACATTGATACTGAGAATGGTTTGGCAAAAGCCGCAATGGCGGCTTCCTTGAGTACGGTAGCTTCAAATAACCTTATGGATTTCAGTAGTGTTTTTAATCTGATTGGTGCCATTGCAGATATCTCTGCATGTCGTCGTGAAAGATCTGCCATTACTAATGCTTTTAATAAAGTTGTAGCTCAGACAACATGTATTGTTCCCCCATGGAGCGAGGCTGCTGCTCGTGCAGAAATGAAAGGCTCAAGTAAAAGGGCGGATAAAGATGCTGCTGTTTTGGATGTTGACCTTGATCCCATGGATGATGACGCAACTGATGACAGTCAACAGGATGACAATCAGCAGGATGGCACATCGGCATTTTCTGATGCCATTACAAAAGTTGAGCAATGGCTTAATAAAGTAAATGAAATTGAGATTGAAATTCGTCCGTCGGCACTTTTGATTGGTAAAGTATGGACTCGGTTCTATTTCAACCTTAATAATGTGGCTGATCAGCATAAAACCAGGCTCTATAAAGATGCAGAGCATGGACTAATGGCCAGTCAATCAAATGCTGCGAAAATTATGCGTTTTAATGTTTTGGCTTTTCTTCATGCGGTATTGGTTGAAGAGAGTTTATATCATTCAGTTAGTAATGGGGAATATATCGGTGAAGGGTTAAGACTAAATCCAGTCACTTCGGTTGATGAGTTTGAGAAAAAGATAAATGTAATGAATAGAAAATTGAAAGTGGATAAGAAAAAATGGAAAGATACCCATCCATTGTTTTTCTTATTAATTAGCTGTCCAATTCTACATCCGTTCATTTTTCCTGTAGGGGGGGTTAATTGTTCTGCCAAAGCACTGAGCAAGGAAGTAAGTTTCCTTAAACTGATTGGTGAGATTGTTGGATATAAATTACTTTCCGAAGAAGAATGGAATTATTTATCTGAAAATGATAATCGAAAAAGAAGCATTAAACAGCTGGCGTCTCAAAACACTATAACATCGCTGAATTCTTCCACAATCGTTGGAGCATCATACGATAAGGCTACACCAGCTAGGAAAACTAAGTTGCCTTCGATAAGTGACAACGTATAA
- a CDS encoding adenosine deaminase has product MERFLLNSALLLDRLSTVSLNEISLDDRVELSVFLTQYEQTRSLPDHVAKSAWSSLEQRLKQRNMKLGPVAALRLIAEKFVKNEKDGPRTDLALFSEWQTLMSRVSCLPIMACHQVFNSGPASQEYSFRWPLYPYHPTVEDYITRERLHETHQHLNGSTSAEECWLDALKHPEVSIRDFDKGWASQEMKQLCAQIAPSLTPEIFKDRLQIASNIREILCRVAQGVELPAWIASMQNPQQLADSTILHYDQEYGFATVWPTDDKYTQESEFCWLTALLEKWRYGAPEGLERLLWIYLLIQNQYLSLLVQRDDFFGFDQFQKYTMTELREETEKSYLSRFKHAHGAGVYSQVRYLEGRFAPKSDPSKMQKLIFSVLRGYWEYLSAHMPLEWVHDKPLTVSQVLDNLERVETNGKCAELALVPHFIKRKPKKGEVYPYALLFKDLKNQAAILMDMLKHEPRLTRWIRGVDAAANEMHAPPELFGPLFRVLAKSGVAHFTYHVGEDFPHLISGIRSIDDALRFLPLRNGDRLGHCTAIGITPGIWKRSLPLSLSMTKETRLLDLIFIWRELRSHPELLRYASDAAIEAVHLAHEVFSLEEEISITTLDQVFELRGMLAESEGLLGELDGPLKPRSLWLEEYERARELAKTAGMKRPLKFYKQWLTSDNAQKQRTEYVEVALEYLPDEAVIALQQAVMAKMADRNIAIECPPTSNTRISQYRDVSEHHIFRWIGLPGEAVEGDVPMSICLGSDDPGIFAADLKSEFYHLFVVLTRKFGLSPAEALRKVAEVNENGRIYRFHDVS; this is encoded by the coding sequence ATGGAAAGGTTTCTTCTTAACTCGGCATTGCTGTTGGATCGGCTGAGCACCGTCTCGTTAAATGAGATATCACTTGATGACAGGGTGGAGTTATCCGTGTTCCTTACTCAATACGAACAAACGCGTAGTTTGCCTGATCATGTAGCCAAGTCGGCTTGGTCATCCCTGGAACAGCGACTCAAACAGCGAAATATGAAACTTGGTCCAGTAGCGGCCTTGCGCCTAATCGCTGAAAAATTTGTTAAAAACGAGAAAGACGGCCCTAGAACCGATCTTGCTTTGTTCTCGGAATGGCAAACGCTGATGAGCCGAGTGTCGTGCCTGCCAATTATGGCGTGTCATCAGGTCTTTAACTCTGGGCCTGCCAGCCAGGAATATAGTTTTCGCTGGCCTTTATACCCATATCACCCGACGGTTGAGGACTACATTACCCGTGAACGCCTACACGAAACTCACCAACATCTGAATGGCAGTACCAGTGCGGAAGAGTGTTGGCTGGATGCACTCAAGCACCCAGAAGTTAGCATCAGAGATTTTGATAAGGGCTGGGCATCTCAAGAGATGAAACAACTCTGCGCCCAGATTGCCCCCTCTCTGACGCCTGAAATCTTCAAGGATCGTTTGCAAATCGCTAGCAATATTCGCGAAATTCTTTGTCGGGTCGCTCAGGGCGTTGAGTTACCAGCGTGGATAGCATCAATGCAGAATCCGCAGCAGTTAGCGGATAGCACAATTCTGCATTATGACCAGGAGTATGGGTTTGCGACGGTTTGGCCAACTGACGACAAATACACTCAGGAGTCTGAATTTTGCTGGCTAACCGCGTTGTTGGAAAAATGGCGGTATGGTGCGCCCGAAGGATTGGAACGACTGCTTTGGATTTACCTTCTGATTCAAAATCAGTACCTGTCCTTACTGGTTCAGCGAGACGATTTTTTCGGTTTTGATCAGTTCCAGAAATACACCATGACGGAGCTGAGAGAAGAAACCGAGAAATCTTATTTGTCTCGTTTCAAACATGCGCATGGCGCCGGCGTGTATTCTCAGGTGCGTTATCTGGAAGGACGTTTTGCTCCGAAGAGCGACCCCAGCAAAATGCAAAAATTGATCTTCAGTGTGTTAAGAGGGTATTGGGAATACCTGAGTGCTCATATGCCTCTTGAATGGGTGCATGATAAGCCGCTGACTGTGTCGCAAGTACTCGATAATCTCGAACGGGTTGAAACTAATGGCAAGTGTGCAGAGCTGGCGCTAGTGCCGCACTTTATCAAAAGAAAGCCAAAAAAGGGAGAGGTTTATCCTTACGCATTACTATTCAAGGACCTGAAGAATCAGGCCGCTATCTTGATGGACATGCTGAAGCATGAGCCGCGCTTAACACGCTGGATTCGAGGAGTGGATGCTGCTGCTAATGAGATGCATGCTCCACCAGAGTTGTTTGGACCTTTGTTCAGAGTGCTGGCTAAATCGGGTGTTGCTCATTTTACCTATCATGTTGGCGAGGACTTTCCGCATCTGATCAGTGGTATTCGATCAATTGATGATGCCTTGAGGTTTTTGCCGTTGCGGAATGGCGACCGTCTTGGTCACTGCACGGCGATTGGCATCACACCTGGCATCTGGAAACGCTCTTTGCCATTGTCTTTGTCCATGACCAAAGAAACGCGACTGCTCGATTTGATATTTATCTGGCGGGAACTTCGAAGTCATCCGGAACTGCTGCGTTACGCTAGTGATGCAGCGATTGAAGCGGTTCATTTGGCCCATGAGGTATTTTCGCTGGAAGAAGAAATCTCGATTACCACCCTTGATCAGGTGTTTGAGTTGCGGGGGATGTTGGCTGAATCGGAAGGCCTACTGGGTGAACTGGATGGGCCATTAAAACCCAGATCCCTATGGTTGGAAGAGTACGAGCGCGCCAGAGAGTTGGCTAAAACGGCAGGTATGAAAAGGCCGCTGAAGTTTTATAAGCAATGGCTTACATCTGACAATGCGCAAAAGCAGCGTACTGAATATGTTGAAGTTGCCCTGGAATATTTGCCGGATGAAGCAGTTATTGCATTACAACAAGCTGTAATGGCAAAAATGGCAGACCGTAACATTGCGATAGAATGCCCTCCAACCAGCAATACTCGCATTAGTCAGTATCGAGATGTCAGCGAACATCATATCTTTCGCTGGATAGGCTTGCCGGGTGAGGCAGTTGAAGGTGACGTCCCTATGTCTATTTGTTTGGGATCTGATGATCCGGGGATCTTTGCAGCGGATTTGAAATCCGAGTTCTATCATTTGTTCGTTGTGTTAACCCGAAAGTTCGGTTTGTCGCCAGCGGAGGCTTTGAGAAAGGTGGCAGAGGTGAACGAGAATGGGCGGATTTATCGCTTTCATGATGTCAGCTAG